The following proteins are co-located in the Paludibaculum fermentans genome:
- a CDS encoding caspase family protein: MLVGIGDYSGLQKLKSVSKDLAEMRDFLLAEGSFDKVYVMGDTTTPQLVDQYMMERFVSELTEDDRLLFYYSGHGTDTGHGDAFLQFRDAVPDVWSRGVLRADQYLIWSRMLKAKHVLFIYDACFAGEAIAKAGMAEPRSSISELSGNGSRIVVTAGTGSQRSWVLKASADRQYSIFTEALLKALRGGSADSHNRGFVTINEAVAETHVVLAEVTNRLGPGHEMKPELATLDSGRSGTFVFLNPHARKPVIARGDATFMGMAGSKGNSPDTDWQLELAHWRSIDSLNDPDLYNRHCEMFPKGVFCPIAQRIMVLRGQSTPGVPTENIAVVGPFTTNGTREAMMRLAKAYESGTGGSALNTAAAVSHYEQAAQMGDPVAARRLGNIFYWGRKGISADMTKAAFWYRQGTYLGDADSFAFLGAMHLSGKGGVVRGEREALECFQRAADLGSFRGTSYLGLMFERGIAGLQRDEAKAVALYQKAADLGDPRAMAYLAEMYEFGRGGLLKDADRASALYSRSAELGDSRGLSCLGTAYLRGRSWLPKDENKALDLFKRAADMGDAIGLINLGVMYAHGFGGLPKDQRKAVELFSQAVELDEPIGMAFLGAEFEYGRGGLLRDEHKAVALYQKAADRGDGFGLAYLGSMHLTGKGGLARDEKKALELLRKAADLDVPFGIALLGVMYDEGRGGLAPDTTQALQLFSRAAEQGDSLGLVRLGLMQMRGAESPSRDEHKAAALFKKAADLGDPSGMAYLGEMYLLGQGGLSRDAHKAGELIRDAAAAGDSRGMILLANLYSSGNGGFQRDEGKAHDLYTKALNLGDSDAMLMVGLMHLSGNNGFQLDEQKAESLFGKAKDLGNYRAMVMLGIVRLAGSGGRKNEQIAVEMFTRATDAGDPSGMAMLGYVHEMGIGGVVKDLRKAVDLYQRSAAFRHPTGMMLLARMYEMGKGGLRRDTHKANSLYTEAQQAITVAAPWPLSVKIGQ, from the coding sequence TTGCTGGTCGGCATCGGTGACTACTCGGGGCTACAAAAACTTAAATCTGTATCAAAGGACCTCGCAGAGATGCGTGACTTCCTCCTCGCGGAAGGCAGCTTCGACAAGGTGTACGTGATGGGCGACACCACCACCCCTCAATTAGTGGATCAATACATGATGGAGAGGTTTGTGTCCGAACTGACAGAAGATGACCGCTTACTCTTCTACTATTCCGGGCACGGAACTGATACGGGCCATGGTGATGCGTTCCTACAATTTCGAGATGCAGTACCGGATGTCTGGAGTCGTGGCGTCCTGCGCGCAGACCAATATCTCATCTGGAGTCGAATGCTGAAGGCCAAGCACGTGCTGTTCATCTACGATGCGTGCTTCGCTGGTGAGGCAATTGCCAAGGCAGGTATGGCCGAACCCCGGAGTTCCATTTCCGAGCTCAGCGGAAACGGCAGCCGGATCGTCGTCACGGCAGGAACTGGAAGCCAGCGTTCCTGGGTGTTGAAGGCCTCTGCAGACAGGCAGTACAGTATCTTTACAGAAGCGTTGCTGAAAGCACTCCGGGGGGGCTCCGCAGATAGCCATAATCGTGGCTTTGTCACCATCAATGAGGCGGTAGCCGAAACGCACGTCGTGCTTGCAGAGGTCACAAACCGGCTAGGGCCTGGCCACGAGATGAAGCCCGAACTGGCCACGCTTGATTCAGGACGGAGCGGCACATTTGTTTTCCTGAACCCCCACGCCAGGAAGCCAGTGATAGCAAGAGGTGATGCAACCTTCATGGGGATGGCTGGGTCGAAAGGCAATAGTCCGGATACGGATTGGCAACTCGAATTGGCACATTGGAGGAGTATTGATAGTCTGAACGACCCTGACCTTTACAACAGGCACTGCGAAATGTTCCCTAAGGGTGTATTTTGCCCGATTGCACAGCGAATAATGGTGTTGCGCGGCCAATCAACGCCCGGAGTCCCTACGGAAAACATCGCTGTGGTCGGGCCTTTTACCACAAATGGGACCCGCGAAGCAATGATGCGACTGGCCAAAGCCTATGAATCCGGCACAGGCGGTTCCGCCTTGAATACAGCGGCGGCAGTCTCGCATTATGAGCAAGCTGCTCAAATGGGTGATCCAGTTGCCGCTCGTCGCCTGGGCAATATCTTTTACTGGGGTCGTAAAGGTATTTCCGCAGATATGACGAAAGCCGCCTTTTGGTACCGGCAGGGAACGTACCTTGGTGATGCGGATTCCTTTGCGTTTCTTGGCGCAATGCACCTCTCAGGTAAGGGCGGCGTGGTCCGAGGCGAACGGGAGGCGCTGGAGTGCTTTCAAAGAGCGGCCGACCTTGGCAGCTTTCGTGGCACCTCCTACTTGGGGTTAATGTTCGAACGCGGAATTGCGGGACTGCAACGAGACGAAGCTAAGGCAGTCGCCCTTTACCAAAAGGCTGCGGACTTGGGCGATCCTCGGGCGATGGCGTATTTGGCGGAGATGTATGAATTTGGAAGGGGGGGGCTACTTAAGGATGCAGACAGGGCATCTGCATTGTACAGTCGATCTGCTGAGCTTGGAGACTCTCGCGGGCTCAGTTGCCTAGGCACAGCCTATCTTAGAGGTCGCAGTTGGTTACCTAAAGATGAGAACAAGGCCCTCGATCTGTTTAAACGTGCTGCGGACATGGGTGATGCTATTGGGCTTATCAACTTGGGCGTGATGTACGCGCATGGATTTGGTGGATTACCGAAGGATCAACGCAAAGCGGTCGAATTATTCAGTCAGGCAGTCGAGCTTGATGAGCCAATTGGTATGGCCTTTCTCGGCGCGGAGTTCGAGTATGGGAGAGGGGGACTGCTGCGCGATGAGCACAAAGCCGTCGCCCTATATCAAAAGGCGGCCGATCGCGGAGATGGTTTCGGTCTCGCGTATCTAGGCAGCATGCACCTGACGGGCAAAGGTGGTTTGGCGCGCGACGAGAAGAAAGCATTGGAGTTGCTAAGGAAGGCTGCTGATCTCGATGTCCCTTTTGGGATTGCTCTCCTTGGGGTCATGTACGATGAGGGTCGAGGGGGGCTCGCCCCAGATACCACGCAGGCGCTCCAGCTATTCTCGCGCGCTGCCGAGCAGGGTGATTCATTGGGCCTCGTCAGGCTTGGACTCATGCAGATGCGCGGTGCTGAGTCCCCATCAAGGGACGAGCATAAGGCCGCTGCGCTTTTCAAAAAAGCAGCAGACCTGGGTGACCCCTCAGGTATGGCTTACCTCGGCGAAATGTACCTCTTGGGCCAAGGCGGATTGTCAAGAGATGCACATAAAGCAGGAGAGCTGATTAGAGATGCCGCCGCTGCCGGTGATTCTCGCGGGATGATTCTGCTCGCCAACCTGTATAGCAGCGGCAATGGCGGATTCCAAAGAGATGAGGGAAAAGCCCATGACCTGTACACAAAAGCCCTAAACTTGGGCGATTCCGATGCAATGCTCATGGTGGGATTGATGCACTTATCAGGTAACAATGGATTTCAATTAGACGAGCAAAAAGCCGAGAGTCTCTTTGGCAAAGCGAAAGATCTTGGTAACTACAGGGCCATGGTGATGCTGGGTATTGTTCGGCTGGCTGGCTCCGGGGGACGAAAGAACGAGCAGATCGCTGTTGAGATGTTCACTCGGGCCACCGACGCCGGCGACCCTTCCGGCATGGCGATGCTCGGCTATGTACACGAGATGGGAATAGGCGGAGTAGTGAAGGACCTGCGGAAAGCTGTGGACTTATACCAGCGCTCGGCAGCCTTTCGTCATCCGACAGGCATGATGTTGTTGGCAAGGATGTATGAGATGGGCAAGGGCGGGCTCCGACGAGATACTCACAAGGCCAACTCACTGTACACAGAGGCACAACAAGCAATCACCGTCGCCGCGCCTTGGCCCCTGTCGGTTAAAATCGGTCAATAA